One window of Chloroflexus aggregans DSM 9485 genomic DNA carries:
- a CDS encoding ABC transporter permease, giving the protein MANTIKQPLKQATGWSAVGAALTARRGALALYQWLWLILCIAGALSVAVPPILARPILYYADATVQFDLKRYGPIYQPVAPNLTGIDIAMTDATEALRLDALARADVRLGRPDFRVAYLPQTPGEVIVRGIAGNAVEAKALADAGAAELVRQIRAAGGREILRNMLGWQLWQALNGQTPAPNDRFAWLLRDILRLEALPLSRPIEPFSTPRTLAELSGEEISDVTRALESRYDLWRFAINTRDATLDALCASTGLTDTATREAVLQTCAANNPAAAAELAARDRTIAQLRAIEAAIQFLIRDAGARFDADQVSAAFRVSAALPTAPEPRYELPLIALAALVGTMLGVGGIAFDRSVGVLPKLQELWQYRELIRNLVLRDLRARYKGSTLGYLWTQIAPLGMMMVYVIVFSFLLPNGIAMFPVFVIVGLLPWNYTAEAVLSGTRSIIDNAALVKKVYFPREVLPLVAVGSSLLNFVLSLPMMFLVIVIVQLTTLGRLNLSWSIVYLPVIMALQTIFLTGLALLLGAGAVFFRDVVHLIGIVINIWFFLTPIIYPLSTISDGVAARVIRWLNPLASIIEFYREIIYGNTVPVGLIPTPGVPALGALLRVGVTALIVLAVGYWVFQRTSRHFGEEL; this is encoded by the coding sequence CGTTATATCAGTGGCTATGGCTCATCCTTTGTATCGCCGGTGCGTTAAGTGTAGCCGTTCCACCGATTTTAGCCCGCCCGATTCTATACTATGCCGATGCTACTGTACAGTTCGATCTGAAACGCTATGGCCCCATCTACCAGCCGGTTGCCCCTAATCTGACAGGGATTGATATTGCGATGACCGATGCTACCGAAGCGCTACGCCTCGATGCGTTGGCCCGCGCTGATGTGCGTCTTGGCCGACCCGATTTTCGGGTAGCGTATCTACCCCAAACTCCCGGTGAGGTGATAGTGCGCGGTATCGCCGGTAATGCCGTTGAAGCAAAGGCACTGGCCGATGCCGGTGCGGCCGAGCTGGTGCGCCAAATCCGGGCTGCCGGTGGCCGTGAAATCTTGCGCAATATGTTGGGCTGGCAATTGTGGCAAGCGCTCAACGGCCAAACACCGGCCCCCAATGATCGCTTTGCATGGTTGTTGCGCGATATTTTGCGTCTTGAGGCTTTGCCGCTCTCTCGCCCGATTGAACCGTTCAGTACGCCGCGCACCTTGGCCGAACTCTCCGGTGAAGAAATTAGTGATGTGACCCGGGCGCTTGAGTCGCGTTACGATCTCTGGCGGTTTGCGATTAATACCCGTGACGCAACGCTCGATGCGCTCTGCGCAAGTACGGGTTTGACCGATACAGCGACTCGTGAAGCAGTACTACAGACATGCGCCGCTAATAATCCTGCGGCGGCTGCTGAACTTGCAGCACGTGATCGGACGATTGCTCAGCTCCGCGCGATTGAGGCGGCAATTCAATTCCTGATTCGTGATGCCGGCGCCCGCTTTGATGCCGATCAGGTGAGTGCGGCCTTCCGAGTGTCGGCAGCGTTGCCCACTGCGCCCGAACCACGCTATGAGTTGCCGCTGATCGCACTGGCCGCGCTTGTCGGTACGATGTTAGGTGTCGGGGGAATTGCTTTCGACCGGAGCGTCGGGGTGTTGCCGAAGTTGCAAGAGCTGTGGCAATACCGCGAATTGATCCGTAATCTGGTGCTTCGTGACCTGCGCGCTCGTTACAAAGGTAGTACTCTCGGCTATCTGTGGACGCAGATTGCGCCGTTGGGCATGATGATGGTGTATGTTATCGTCTTCAGTTTTCTGCTGCCTAACGGCATTGCGATGTTTCCGGTGTTTGTGATTGTCGGTCTGCTGCCGTGGAATTATACTGCTGAAGCAGTCCTCAGCGGTACCCGCAGCATTATCGACAACGCGGCATTGGTCAAGAAGGTCTATTTCCCGCGCGAGGTGCTGCCACTGGTTGCAGTTGGTTCAAGTTTGCTGAACTTTGTACTCTCACTTCCGATGATGTTTCTGGTGATCGTGATTGTTCAGCTTACCACGCTTGGCCGGCTCAACCTGAGTTGGAGTATTGTCTATCTGCCGGTTATCATGGCGTTGCAGACAATTTTTCTCACCGGATTAGCCCTTTTGCTCGGCGCTGGTGCCGTCTTTTTCCGCGATGTGGTGCATCTCATCGGTATTGTGATCAACATCTGGTTCTTCCTTACCCCGATCATTTACCCGCTCAGTACCATTAGCGACGGGGTCGCGGCGCGGGTGATTCGCTGGCTCAACCCGTTAGCCTCGATTATCGAGTTCTACCGCGAAATCATTTACGGTAATACCGTGCCGGTCGGCCTGATCCCGACGCCGGGAGTGCCGGCGCTTGGTGCTCTGCTGCGCGTTGGCGTCACTGCGCTGATTGTATTGGCAGTGGGGTATTGGGTTTTCCAGCGCACCAGTCGCCATTTTGGTGAAGAGCTATGA
- a CDS encoding ABC transporter ATP-binding protein — protein sequence MSIVIEFDKVSRQFVRRQRASTIQERFVGLIRGLPPAEVFWAVRDVSFAVEEGQSIGLVGHNGAGKSTILKLMTRVLEPTSGRVTTSGRIAALLELGSGFHPELSGRENVFLYGSLMGFSRKEMMRKLPEIIEFSEIGPFLDTEVKHYSSGMYTRLAFAVATAVDPDILITDEVLAVGDEAFQRKCIDRIYGFRRAGKTIVFVSHALDVVRSLCDVAVWLDHGEMKAYGSAHEVVDAYLASVNERERAEFEQQERELAEDVRERMRRGTREVEITRVQLLDRNGQERITFRTHEPLTIRIHYVAHERIEHPVFGVGINHESGPWLTGPNTGFDRYHIPFIDGPGQIDYHIPRLPLLGGRYLVSASATDCTQLHEFDVHDRMYPLVVHSDGVSQRYGMLFIDGSWSWHG from the coding sequence ATGAGTATCGTGATCGAGTTTGATAAGGTCTCGCGTCAGTTTGTGCGGCGCCAACGGGCTTCGACCATTCAAGAGCGGTTCGTGGGACTGATCCGTGGTCTTCCGCCGGCAGAGGTGTTTTGGGCAGTGCGTGATGTGAGCTTTGCCGTCGAGGAAGGCCAAAGTATTGGTTTGGTTGGTCACAATGGTGCCGGCAAAAGCACGATCCTCAAATTGATGACCCGTGTGCTTGAACCGACGAGTGGCCGCGTGACAACCAGTGGACGCATCGCAGCATTACTTGAGCTTGGGAGCGGTTTTCACCCTGAACTGAGTGGGCGGGAAAACGTCTTTCTCTACGGCTCCTTGATGGGCTTCAGCCGTAAGGAAATGATGCGCAAGCTCCCGGAAATAATCGAGTTCTCGGAAATCGGCCCCTTTCTCGATACGGAAGTCAAACACTACTCGTCGGGTATGTATACCCGGCTCGCGTTTGCCGTGGCGACGGCGGTCGATCCCGACATCCTGATCACCGATGAAGTATTGGCCGTTGGTGATGAGGCATTCCAGCGCAAGTGTATCGACCGCATTTACGGTTTTCGCCGCGCCGGGAAGACGATTGTCTTCGTATCGCATGCCCTCGATGTCGTTCGCTCACTCTGCGATGTCGCCGTTTGGCTCGATCACGGCGAGATGAAAGCCTATGGTTCGGCACACGAGGTGGTTGATGCATATCTCGCCAGTGTGAACGAGCGGGAGCGGGCTGAGTTTGAGCAGCAAGAACGCGAACTCGCCGAGGATGTACGCGAACGGATGCGGCGTGGCACACGCGAAGTAGAGATTACGCGTGTGCAGTTACTCGACCGGAACGGTCAAGAGCGGATTACGTTTCGTACTCACGAACCGCTGACGATACGTATTCACTACGTTGCCCACGAACGGATTGAGCATCCGGTGTTCGGGGTCGGGATTAATCATGAGAGTGGCCCATGGTTAACCGGACCCAACACCGGTTTCGATCGCTACCATATACCGTTCATTGATGGACCTGGTCAGATCGATTACCATATTCCACGTTTGCCATTGTTGGGCGGTAGATATTTGGTGAGTGCTTCGGCTACCGACTGCACGCAGTTACACGAGTTTGATGTTCACGACCGTATGTACCCGCTCGTTGTACACAGTGATGGGGTTAGCCAGCGTTACGGCATGCTCTTCATCGATGGAAGTTGGAGCTGGCATGGATGA